In a genomic window of Quercus lobata isolate SW786 chromosome 4, ValleyOak3.0 Primary Assembly, whole genome shotgun sequence:
- the LOC115987071 gene encoding pectinesterase 2-like — protein sequence KRSLITTTPNPEPCEHFLSHKPNYHNPIKQKSDFFTISKQLALERALKAQSNIFSLGPKCKNAREKAAWADCLELYEYTHLRLNKTIDPNIKCSQTDAQTWLYTALTNLETCRAGFIELGVPDNLLPLMSNNVSKLISNALALNKVPYTVPSYKHGFPTWVRPGDRKLLQSSSAPKANIVVAQDGSGNYKTINEAISAASSQSGSGRFVIYVKAGTYKENVEIKLKNIMLVGDGIGKTIVTGSKSVGGGSTTFNSATIAVVGDGFIARDITIRNTAGAVNQQAVALRSGSDLSVFYRCSLEGYQDTLYVHSQRQFYRECDIYGTVDFIFGNAAVVLQNCNIYARYPPNKTNTLTAQGRTDPNQNTGISIHDCTVKATSDLKASQSSVTTYLGRPWKEYSRTVFMKTYLDSLIAPAGWMEWSGNFALKTLYYAEYANTGPGSSTAKRVNWPGYHVITSASVASQYTVANFISGGSWLPATNVPYTASL from the exons aaaaggtcattaaTTACCACAACCCCAAACCCTGAGCCATGTGAGCATTTTTTAAGCCATAAGCCTAATTACCACAACCCCATCAAGCAAAAGTCCGATTTTTTCACAATCTCAAAGCAACTTGCACTAGAACGTGCCCTAAAAGCTCAAAGTAACATATTTTCACTAGGGCCCAAGTGCAAAAATGCTCGTGAAAAGGCTGCATGGGCTGACTGCCTTGAGCTTTATGAGTACACCCACCTTAGGCTTAACAAAACCATCGACCCTAATATCAAGTGCAGCCAAACCGATGCTCAAACATGGCTCTACACGGCTCTAACCAACCTTGAGACGTGTCGGGCCGGGTTTATTGAACTAGGGGTCCCAGACAATCTCTTGCCCTTGATGTCAAACAATGTTTCTAAGCTAATTAGCAACGCTTTAGCTCTTAACAAAGTTCCATACACTGTACCGAGTTATAAACATGGTTTCCCAACTTGGGTTAGGCCCGGTGACCGGAAACTCTTGCAGTCTTCTTCAGCTCCTAAGGCCAATATTGTGGTGGCACAAGATGGTTCAGGGAATTATAAGACGATAAACGAGGCGATAAGTGCAGCGTCGTCACAGTCAGGAAGTGGGAGGTTTGTGATATATGTGAAGGCTGGGACTTACAAAGAAAACGTTGAGATAAAGTTGAAGAATATTATGTTGGTGGGAGATGGTATAGGAAAAACCATAGTCACTGGGAGCAAAAGTGTTGGTGGAGGTTCTACAACCTTCAATTCAGCCACTATTG CTGTTGTGGGAGATGGATTCATTGCTCGCGACATCACTATAAGGAACACTGCCGGTGCAGTAAATCAACAAGCCGTGGCCCTTCGTTCTGGGTCCGATCTCTCGGTATTTTACAGGTGCAGCTTGGAAGGGTACCAAGACACCCTCTATGTCCATTCCCAAAGGCAATTCTATAGGGAATGTGACATATATGGCACGGTCGATTTTATATTTGGAAATGCTGCAGTTGTTCTCCAAAATTGTAACATTTATGCACGTTACCCTCCTAACAAGACTAATACTCTTACTGCACAAGGTAGGACTGACCCTAATCAAAACACTGGGATTTCTATTCATGATTGTACAGTCAAGGCTACTTCGGATTTAAAGGCGTCTCAAAGCTCAGTTACAACATACTTAGGGAGGCCATGGAAGGAGTACTCACGCACGGTTTTTATGAAAACATACTTAGATAGCTTGATTGCTCCAGCTGGATGGATGGAATGGAGTGGAAATTTTGCCCTTAAGACCTTGTATTATGCGGAGTATGCCAACACAGGGCCGGGATCATCAACTGCTAAGAGGGTCAATTGGCCTGGCTACCATGTCATTACTAGTGCATCTGTGGCTTCACAATACACTGTAGCAAACTTTATCTCCGGCGGTTCTTGGTTGCCGGCTACCAATGTGCCTTACACAGCTAGCctttaa